A genomic region of Solidesulfovibrio sp. contains the following coding sequences:
- a CDS encoding C-GCAxxG-C-C family (seleno)protein gives MLLFDFFRRHPLPEPPAAPHRETGAEPASRPLREDALARAVGKKAAALFSHRKLLCAEAILVAVNESFGAPLTEDQAVGLGAGLTAGLGDRGCLCGGVAGACLAVGAVCARGDHAGSRAAVRREAAAIHEAFVRKHKSACCRVLTKPVKDDGKAHAAQCALLTGYGAELAARSILRLRPELLDCPEAATAREGRLCGRLKWLLSFWCR, from the coding sequence ATGCTGTTGTTCGATTTTTTCCGTCGCCATCCCCTGCCCGAGCCGCCGGCCGCGCCGCACCGTGAAACCGGTGCGGAACCGGCTTCCCGGCCGTTGCGCGAGGACGCCCTGGCCCGGGCCGTGGGCAAAAAGGCGGCCGCGCTTTTTTCCCACCGCAAGCTGCTGTGCGCCGAGGCCATCCTGGTGGCCGTCAACGAATCCTTCGGCGCGCCCCTGACCGAGGATCAAGCCGTGGGCCTGGGTGCCGGCCTGACCGCCGGCCTGGGCGACCGGGGCTGCCTGTGCGGCGGCGTGGCCGGGGCCTGCCTGGCCGTCGGCGCCGTGTGCGCGCGCGGGGACCATGCCGGCTCGCGCGCCGCCGTGCGCCGCGAAGCCGCCGCCATCCACGAGGCCTTTGTCCGCAAGCACAAGTCCGCCTGCTGCCGGGTGCTCACCAAGCCCGTGAAAGACGACGGCAAGGCCCACGCCGCCCAGTGCGCCCTGCTGACCGGCTACGGGGCGGAACTGGCCGCGCGCTCCATCCTGCGCCTGCGCCCGGAACTCCTGGATTGCCCCGAGGCCGCCACCGCCCGGGAAGGCCGCCTGTGCGGCCGGCTCAAGTGGCTGCTGTCCTTTTGGTGCCGCTAG
- a CDS encoding M15 family metallopeptidase: MTRRNRLALFVFCCLLCTAPATAQPLSPDARRGLAVLATAYPGILAAIEVAPAGRVTAVLSDGARVVYDDGRPRTPEQLVDDPDLKSMFVQPYPLGPVVGEPARGFSPGRQRVLPLFFALYGHDKAQVSVNLRPVRFFSQTIPFNARQGAAEAFARVTARLEKLAATDPRITRYLLPASGGLVWRMIAGTHNLSAHAFAVAVDVSPRGNPYWRNLPRGQNILSVRQAFPAAVVAAFEAEGFIWGGKWSEFDLMHFEYRPELLLAARLARGEAVPLASVDGLIRPGR; this comes from the coding sequence ATGACCCGTCGCAACCGCCTCGCGCTTTTCGTTTTCTGCTGCCTGCTTTGCACCGCCCCGGCCACGGCGCAACCCCTGTCCCCGGACGCCCGGCGCGGCCTGGCCGTCCTGGCCACGGCCTATCCCGGAATCCTCGCCGCCATCGAGGTCGCCCCGGCCGGCCGCGTCACGGCCGTCCTGTCCGACGGGGCACGCGTCGTCTACGACGACGGGCGGCCCCGCACGCCCGAGCAGCTCGTCGACGACCCCGACCTCAAGTCCATGTTCGTCCAGCCCTATCCCCTGGGGCCGGTCGTCGGCGAACCGGCGAGGGGATTCTCCCCCGGCCGCCAACGCGTCCTGCCGCTTTTTTTCGCCCTCTACGGGCACGACAAGGCCCAGGTGTCCGTCAACCTCCGGCCGGTGCGCTTTTTCAGCCAGACCATCCCGTTCAATGCCCGCCAGGGCGCGGCCGAGGCCTTCGCCCGGGTGACCGCCAGGCTCGAAAAGCTGGCGGCGACCGATCCGAGGATCACCCGATACCTGCTGCCGGCCTCGGGCGGCCTGGTCTGGCGGATGATCGCCGGCACCCACAACCTCTCGGCCCATGCCTTCGCCGTGGCCGTGGATGTGAGCCCCCGGGGCAACCCCTACTGGCGCAACCTGCCGCGTGGCCAGAATATCCTTTCCGTGCGCCAGGCCTTCCCGGCCGCGGTGGTGGCCGCCTTCGAGGCCGAGGGCTTCATCTGGGGCGGCAAGTGGTCGGAGTTCGACCTCATGCACTTCGAGTACCGGCCGGAACTGCTCCTGGCCGCCCGGCTCGCCCGGGGCGAGGCCGTGCCCCTGGCTTCGGTCGACGGCCTGATTCGGCCGGGCCGGTAG
- a CDS encoding hydrogenase small subunit, with translation MNFSVGLGRDDAEKRLEQNGVSRRDFMKFCATVAAAMGMGPAFAPKVAQALTAKRRPSVVWLHNAECTGCTEAAIRTIKPFIDSLILDTISLDYQETIMAAAGEAAEDALHKAVESPDGFYLVVEGGLPTIDGGNWGMVSGHPMLETTKKLAPKAKGVICIGTCSCYGGIQKAKPNPSQAVSITDGTGIKTINIAGCPPNPINFIGAVVHVLEKGIPELDANGRPKIFFGELVHDNCPRLKHFEASEFAPSFDSDEAKKGFCLYELGCKGPVTYNNCPKVLFNQVNWPVQAGHPCIGCSEPDFWDTMTPFYEQG, from the coding sequence ATGAACTTTTCCGTGGGTCTTGGCAGGGATGATGCGGAAAAACGGCTTGAGCAAAACGGCGTCTCCCGCCGCGACTTCATGAAATTCTGCGCCACCGTGGCGGCGGCCATGGGCATGGGCCCGGCGTTCGCCCCCAAGGTGGCCCAGGCCCTGACCGCCAAGCGCCGCCCCTCCGTCGTGTGGCTGCACAACGCCGAGTGCACCGGGTGCACCGAGGCGGCGATCAGGACCATCAAACCCTTCATCGATTCGCTCATCCTCGACACCATCTCCCTGGACTACCAGGAAACCATCATGGCCGCCGCCGGCGAAGCCGCCGAGGACGCCCTGCACAAGGCCGTCGAGTCCCCCGACGGCTTCTACCTGGTGGTCGAGGGCGGCCTGCCCACCATCGACGGCGGCAACTGGGGCATGGTCTCCGGGCATCCCATGCTCGAGACCACCAAGAAGCTCGCCCCCAAGGCCAAGGGCGTCATCTGCATCGGCACCTGCTCCTGCTACGGCGGCATCCAGAAGGCCAAGCCCAATCCCAGCCAGGCCGTGAGCATCACCGACGGCACGGGCATCAAGACCATCAACATCGCCGGCTGCCCGCCCAACCCCATCAACTTCATCGGCGCCGTGGTCCATGTCCTCGAAAAGGGCATCCCGGAACTCGATGCCAACGGCCGCCCGAAGATTTTCTTCGGCGAACTCGTCCACGACAACTGTCCGAGGCTCAAGCATTTCGAAGCGTCCGAATTCGCTCCCTCCTTTGATTCCGACGAGGCCAAGAAGGGTTTCTGCCTGTACGAACTCGGCTGCAAGGGCCCCGTTACCTACAACAACTGCCCGAAAGTGCTGTTCAACCAGGTCAACTGGCCCGTCCAGGCCGGCCATCCCTGCATCGGTTGCAGCGAGCCGGATTTCTGGGACACCATGACCCCCTTCTACGAGCAGGGCTAA
- a CDS encoding nickel-dependent hydrogenase large subunit has product MAESKPTPQSTFTGPIVVDPITRIEGHLRIMVEVENGKVKDAWSSSQLFRGLEIILKGRDPRDAQHFTQRACGVCTYVHALASTRCVDDAVKVNIPGNARMMRNLVMASQYLHDHIVHFYHLHALDWVDVTNALKADPQKAAKLAASIAPARPGNSAETLKAVQDKLKAFVESGQLGIFTNAYFLGGHKAYYLPPEVDLIATAHYLEALHLQVKAASAMAILGGKNPHTQFTVVGGCSNYQAMTKDPLANYLALTQEVCKFVNDVYIPDLLAVAGFYKDWGGIGGCTNYMAFGEFATDESTPEKHMASSYFPAGVIMGRDLGKVDGVDLGAIYEDVKYSWYKPGADGLHPYDGVTDPKYTKLDDKDHYSWMKAPRYKGKAMEVGPLARTFVAYAKGQPEFKKVVDMVLGKLSVPATALHSTLGRTAARGIETAIVAANMEKWIKEFADSSAKDNTLCAKWEMPDESKGVGLVDAPRGALSHWIRIKGKKIDNFQLVVPSTWNLGPRGAQGDKSPVEEALIGTPIADPKRPVEILRTVHAFDPCIACGVHVIEPETNEILKFRVS; this is encoded by the coding sequence ATGGCTGAGAGCAAACCCACGCCGCAATCCACCTTCACCGGCCCCATCGTGGTCGACCCCATCACCCGGATCGAAGGCCATTTGCGGATCATGGTCGAAGTGGAAAACGGCAAGGTCAAGGACGCCTGGAGTTCTTCGCAGCTGTTCCGTGGCCTTGAAATCATCCTCAAGGGCCGCGACCCCCGCGACGCCCAGCACTTCACCCAGCGCGCCTGCGGCGTGTGCACCTACGTCCACGCCCTGGCCTCCACCCGGTGCGTCGACGACGCCGTCAAGGTCAACATCCCCGGCAACGCCCGCATGATGCGAAACCTGGTCATGGCCTCCCAGTACCTCCATGACCACATCGTGCACTTCTACCACCTCCACGCCCTGGACTGGGTGGACGTGACCAACGCGCTCAAGGCCGACCCGCAAAAGGCCGCCAAGCTGGCCGCCTCCATCGCCCCGGCCCGCCCCGGCAACTCCGCCGAGACCCTCAAGGCCGTCCAGGACAAGCTGAAAGCCTTCGTCGAATCCGGACAGCTCGGCATCTTCACCAACGCCTACTTCCTCGGCGGCCACAAGGCCTACTACCTGCCGCCCGAGGTCGACCTCATCGCCACCGCCCACTACCTGGAAGCCCTGCACCTGCAGGTCAAGGCGGCCAGCGCCATGGCCATCCTCGGCGGCAAGAACCCCCACACCCAGTTCACCGTGGTGGGCGGCTGCTCCAACTACCAGGCCATGACCAAGGACCCCCTGGCCAACTACCTGGCGCTCACCCAGGAAGTCTGCAAGTTCGTCAATGACGTCTACATCCCGGACCTGCTGGCCGTGGCCGGCTTCTACAAGGACTGGGGCGGCATCGGCGGCTGCACCAACTACATGGCCTTCGGCGAGTTCGCCACCGACGAAAGCACGCCCGAAAAGCACATGGCCTCGTCCTACTTCCCGGCCGGCGTCATCATGGGCCGCGACCTCGGCAAGGTGGACGGCGTCGACCTCGGCGCCATCTACGAGGACGTCAAATACTCCTGGTACAAGCCCGGCGCCGACGGCCTGCACCCCTACGACGGCGTCACCGATCCCAAGTACACCAAGCTCGACGACAAGGACCACTACTCCTGGATGAAGGCCCCCCGCTACAAGGGCAAGGCCATGGAAGTCGGCCCCCTGGCCCGCACGTTCGTTGCCTACGCCAAGGGACAGCCGGAATTCAAGAAGGTCGTGGACATGGTCCTCGGCAAGCTGTCCGTGCCGGCCACGGCCCTGCACTCGACGCTGGGCCGCACCGCCGCCCGCGGCATCGAGACGGCCATCGTCGCCGCCAACATGGAAAAGTGGATCAAGGAATTCGCCGACAGCTCGGCCAAGGACAACACCCTGTGCGCCAAGTGGGAAATGCCCGACGAGTCCAAGGGCGTCGGCCTGGTGGACGCCCCGCGCGGCGCCCTGTCCCACTGGATCCGCATCAAGGGCAAGAAGATCGACAACTTCCAGCTGGTCGTGCCCTCGACCTGGAACCTCGGCCCCCGCGGCGCCCAGGGCGACAAGAGCCCCGTCGAAGAGGCGCTCATCGGCACGCCCATCGCCGATCCCAAGCGCCCGGTGGAAATCCTGCGCACGGTCCACGCCTTCGACCCCTGCATCGCCTGCGGCGTGCACGTCATCGAGCCCGAGACCAACGAGATCCTCAAGTTCCGGGTTTCCTAA
- a CDS encoding HyaD/HybD family hydrogenase maturation endopeptidase — MSESARKILILGVGNILYTDEGVGVRAVERLLETFDFSDNVTLMDGGNLGMRLMQPLMESDYCIVLDAVLGGDAPGTIYRFTGEDLRKSLAFKDSMHQSDLVDTLIYCELVGKRPETVVIGMEPFDFKTMAVELSPTVADRLPAMLDVALKELAEAGGTASAKA; from the coding sequence ATGTCCGAATCCGCACGCAAAATCCTCATCCTCGGCGTCGGCAACATCCTCTACACCGACGAGGGCGTCGGTGTGCGGGCCGTGGAACGGCTGCTCGAAACCTTCGATTTTTCCGACAACGTGACCCTCATGGACGGCGGCAACCTGGGCATGCGCCTGATGCAACCGCTCATGGAATCCGACTACTGCATCGTCCTCGACGCCGTGCTCGGCGGCGACGCGCCCGGCACCATCTACCGCTTCACCGGCGAGGACCTGCGCAAATCCCTGGCCTTCAAGGACTCCATGCACCAGTCCGACCTTGTGGACACGCTGATCTACTGCGAACTCGTGGGCAAACGTCCCGAAACCGTGGTCATCGGCATGGAGCCCTTCGATTTCAAGACCATGGCCGTGGAACTCTCCCCCACCGTGGCCGACCGCCTGCCGGCCATGCTCGATGTGGCGCTCAAGGAACTGGCCGAAGCCGGCGGCACGGCCTCGGCCAAGGCGTAA